In Drosophila suzukii unplaced genomic scaffold, CBGP_Dsuzu_IsoJpt1.0 scf_5, whole genome shotgun sequence, the genomic window GCTCTCGTTGCTGCCGAAAATTCAGTTTTGCTGCGCGCCTTTCGTCGCCGCTGTTCCCAATCTTCAGCTCGCTCTCATCGCTGCTGAAACTTCAGACGGCTTCTACATTGATCACATTCCCACACATTTTGCACCAGGATCGAAGCTCGCTGCACTTCGCAAATTGATCGCCGTTTATCATTGCTTTTAGTAATGTCTACAATGTCAACTATTGAGCAATGTAAACGCCAACGGACCAACATTAAAAGGAATATAGTTCGCATTAAAACCCTTGTAACAACAAGCGCTGGCGAAGACAACGGACTTTCCAGCGCCGAACTGCGATGCCGGCTAGGAATTCTGGAGAATTACTTCACGCAAGCATGGCAGTCCAATCTGAGATTGGGACGTTGGATTCCAACGACAGCGGTCGCGGCGAACTGGAGGACAGTTATGTCGAGACCAAAGTCGAGAGACCATCAAGGATCAGCTAGGTGAGGAACTCAGCAGCTCGAGACCACCACACTCATCGTTTTCGCTGGCCCAAGTTACCCGTCTTACCTTGCAATCGTTCGACGAAAGATTTtcagaataaaaatatttcatcaTCTCGTTCACACAATTTACCGCTCTTGAAGTAATTGCTGCACAGCTTAAATGGACCAACATTAGATGCAATTAAGGCGTTTCCTATAACCGACGAAAACTATCCTAAATTTTGCCCAGACCATGTTGATCTACATCGTGATTGACAAATGCGATCAGCACACCCGCAATAAATGGAACGAGTCGTTGGATTTCAAAAATCTGCCAGGCTTTAAGCAGTGTTCGAAGCTGCTGAAACGCCATTGTCAATATCTTCAATAAAGCAACCCCACATCACAAGGACCAGTCCATCCAAGCAAGTCATCTCGAAATCTTTCGTATGAGCATAAATCATCATTCGCAATCACTTAATCTGCATGTGCGTTATGCTGGTCAGCTGGCCACAAACTGTTCGGATGTCCAACATTCAAATCGATGACAACACCTTATTGGTTTGAAACAGCTAAAAAACTTTACTTATGCCTCAATTGTCTCGGCAGTGATCATCGAATCGCTCAGTGCTCATCAAGGAGTCGTTGCCGCAGCTGCAATCAAGCTCATCACACAATATTGCATCATAAAAAGAGATTCCGGCCATAGACGCGCGTCCTGAAAGCCGTGCAGACTGTCCAGTACAGCCAAGTGATCCGATAACGTTCTCTGATCTGGACACTCAACCGGGACAAAGACGCATTAGAAACATACAGGCCTCTCTTCTTGGAATTTGCCCACCAACGCACCTTTGGCAGATTATAGATTTCATGAATCTCGTCGCATCGATCTTTTATTTGGCGCTGAAGTCTTCTACCATTCGCTTACCGTTGGGCTAATAAAGCTCACACCTCACTTTCCAatacttaaaaaaacattattcGGCTGGGTCATCGCCGGTCGATgtcaacaacagcagcagcaagttTCGGACTGTTTTATGTCAAGCACAGTCTCCATCGATAACCACTTCGAAAAGCTTTGGGAGCTGGAATCCGTCGCTGTCTCACCTGAGAGTCTACATCCGCATCACCAAATCTGTGAGGCGCTCTATACAAGCACTGCAGTACAGAACTCCCACGGTCGCATTGTAGTCAACCTTCCCTTTAAGGATGATCCCTCTCGTCATGCAAACTCCGCTCAAGTGGCTCGTCGACGATTCTACGCAGTGGAACGCCGCATGCTGAAATTCCCTGAGTTGAGATCCCAATATGTCTTCTTCATATAGGAATATCAGGAGCTAGGTCACATGTCATTGGTGACCAATCCAGCCCTTCAAGAGTCGCATTACTATATACCCAACCACTGCGTTTTGAAGCCGTCGAGCACGTCTACCAAATTGCGAGTGGTTTTTGACGCCTCGTGCACAACAACTTCGCAACTGTCGCTTAATGACCTACTGCTTGTGGGTCCCACTGTGCAAACGGATCTTTATCTGCAGCTTCTCAAAATCAAACTTTTCAATATGCCATGACAGCTGACGTGACAAAAATGTACAGGCAAGTCCTCGTCGATCAAAGCTTTCGAAAATATCAGTACATATTTTGGCGTGACTCCCCAGATGCAGAACTGCAGACGATTCAGCTGAATACCGTCACTTACGGAACCGCCGTAGAACCGTATCTAGCAGTGCGCAGTTTACAGTATTTGGCTGACAAGTACAAGGAGGAATTCCCGACCGACGCATCGGTTATCAAATCATCCCTTTACGTGGACGACCTGCTTTGCGGAGCAGACGACATACACACCGCAACTCATCAATCAAAAAGTCGTCGAAGTTCTTCAAAAGGGGAACTTTCCGTTGACCAAGTTGCACTCAAACCACCCTGAGTTCTCTGATTGCAAGCCCACGAGAGACTCAACATCTGTGAGGACATCGTTACAAGCGCACTCGGTGTCATTTGGAATCAACTCGATGATGCGTTTCTGTTCACCTTTGCTTCGAAACAACCAACCTTGCCAGCTACAAAGAGATCCATCTTATCCATCGCATCACTCTTTGACCCCCTTGTCcttttgtcaccgataatcaTCATGGTGAAAATGATTCTTCAGGAACTGTGGATACTCAACCTTAATTGGGACGAATCGGTTCCGCATTCCCTACTTGATGCATGGACCGACTACTTAGAATCATTGAACATGTTTCCAACTCTTCAAGTACCTCGGTGTTGCCTGCAAAATGCTTATAGCAACATTCAACTGCATGAATTTTGCGATGCGTCCATCAGGACGTACAGATGTTGTGTGTACGTGCGAACTGATGGATTTGGTTGTGGCCATCAAAGTCTAGAATAGCCCCTGTCAAGAAACAATCGCTGCCGAAACTCGAACTGTGCGCCGCACGTTTACTCGCTCAACTACTCAACAAAGTCAAAGGATTGTTCGGCGAAAGACTCATACCGTCTTACCTCTGGTCAGACTCACAAATAGTTCTCCTTTGGCACCTGCAGTACTCCGTTACGTTCTCAACCTTTGTAGGAAATCGCGTGTCAGAAATTCAGAATTTAACATCTGCCGCCAAATGGAGATTCATGCCCACCCAAAGCAGTTCAGCCGATATTGTCTCTCGTGGTTGCACTGTCACCGAACTGGACGCATCAATATGGTTCACCGGACCTCCGTTTTTGTATGAAGGCATATCGAAGTGGCCTGTTGCAAAAAATGCTGTCATCGATTTGGCTATCGTTAACTGCGAGAAACGGAAACACATATTTTCAGCCACAACTACAAACAACTATCTGGTGGCGTCACTCGAAAAGCACAGGTCATACATTTCCGGAAGAACTTCGATACCTCAGGAAAAACCAAGTACTTGAAGGTCCTCTAAAGTTTCTTTCTATTTTCGTAGTCACCGCTATTGGATTTGAGCTCATAAAGGTCGGAGGACGACTCGACTAATTCCGATCTTCCTGAGAGTGAGAAGCACCCACTACTACTTCCCAGCAAATCATCAATGGCTGTTAAATATATCCGCCACCTTCACACTCGAAACCGGACTAAAGGCGTTGGTGGCGCTACTTAGTCTGAAATTCTGGATCATCAATGCAAGGGATTTGGCGCGCCGTATTCTTCAGCCACTGCATTTGATATCAACCCGTACTATTGCAGCAAGTAGTGGGTCCATTACCCAAGGCAAGATTGGCAATCAGTAAGCCCATCAGCAAATGCGGTGTTGATTTCTGCGGACCTATACACACATATCTCCGAGTACGCGAAAAGGCTCCATCAAAGAGctattgtgaggagttgaataactccccacaaatagaagcagcagcagatggccggccgcttaccagatacgtggcgaattcgcgtagtaacggcgtggcgaggagaacgagagagtttggagaccaagggtggagatcgagagagtttggagaccaacgaaggagagcgagagagtttggagaccaatgaaggagagcgagagagattggagaacaaggatggagagcgagaaagtttggagaccaatgaaggagagcgagagagattggagaccaaggatggagatcgagagagaatggagacttcgcgggcagagcaagagtgccgtatgcagaaggggataacggaactccactggactttggactctcccgtgaactttggaccgggagaggaagtgccacatctcggcagtggagcggcacacaggcgtgccacaagcggcacgggaatcagcggaacggcagcagtgggcggaacatctattggaagcggtacataaaggacaagtgggtcatccaggaggcacgaactttggacccagagtggagagatccagcgggccgtgcgcaaaagggaaataacggtgcttggaggccctatataaggccgcagagcgctggcagctggatcagtcgatcacgaggagtcaagccttcaagatcagtcaaagtaccaagtgagcaatcagtcaagcaagtaatctacgagggagctacaaccaagcgagtcgtcggaagcagcgccgtgggaagcatacaaggagcaagatcgccacgtcgagacgttcgggattaggacatcaggaatctccgaattgagacacaggtggctgagttctgaaaggcatcacgcggctaagtcaaggcgtttgttttctaactttggcacgaccacaccctggcgagtcgcccggcgggtctgtcagagacaagcaaaagagtcctacgacgaagagccgtcagcttggggaggaaagttgtctgcgacccagcgtaccttgcccgaccaagcaggacctggcgtgacggacgagcggtagatcgatttgcggtttcaagaggcggcagcctggagagccctgcgattaccggcgaagttcccgagcagcgaccgcccagctccccgagcgccagaacaacgagatactggtcagaagacagcgcagaggacatcgacagcgacgccagcagacatttccggcagccacgttaccatcgctgcgcggagctcattggggagcgcaggagcgtcgcggacgtcacgcattagggtgaagccgggtggaacgttcgtctgcgctaggcgtaaagtgaagtgaaccgctagacagcctccgggcggcagccttgactgtcagcgcgaactgagcaagaacctagcgggaccgtccgggacagagcaagggacaggtattgcctcgaaaggcgtcagcctggagagcaaggcttgttcaccctagtctgagagcggtgacgcttccctaagcccacaaggccaaactctctgcgggtctaaggcgcaacaagcgaccccgaggcaacgcgtcctcaagcaagcagaggcggccactacgagcgtcccgagacccaggagccaagcggaagccgagtcaacgcgtcgacaagccagaaggaggagcaccagcagcagaacaaggagatacagaagccaacatagccacacacccgctgtaccaataccacgagactaaatcccactgttaccctttgaacactttgttttctcactgatctacgggcaatcacgtcatataaatttggtgggacgaacgcacaatcttctgagctagccgcacgaatctcgtagcgagcagacatacaaaatcagttcgttacatctggagccgaattcattgaaagtttccacacatatttcctgccaaaagatttcttcaccaggctggcggaccaggtccggcaaaggaagcaaggcttcagcgagtcgttcaaggactacatgatcgacatgcagacgatggtgaggccacttaattactccgctaaagagaccctaaggatcatcaaggaaaactgcacccctagtctaaggatcttcctaagggcatacaaagtgtcggacctggacacgctgatgatattagcagacgagtacgaagaacttgaaaaggaacgggaagttttcgcacaggagaacaagttctcaaggaccaagtcggcgtcaccaacacaggtgacatgcagaagatgcgaggagacagataaccaggacatacgaggaaacgaccaatggtcaccaccacaccaagccagacgacagcaggcaacagacgcaccacgcggaggtcatgggacaccacccccacagcaacagagacagccaaacaataccttgtggaggccgccaagcaacacacagaggccacaagatgccacccatatcacagacccgcaggaggcctgtcggaaatgcggtgggaacggacactgggctagaggatgtcgtaaccagcggctgcagttttgctggatatgcggcaaggtgggtgttaggagcgtcgattgctgccaacgatcgggaaatggccagcgatctcagccgcagagaggcgagcggggatcgcacaatgccacctctccaaactaacgggcgagctaatcgaggaggagcagcagttgtccgcagctgtgatgattggtgggaaaagctacaaagccacaatcgacaccggagcaacggcaagcttcgttagcgaagaattggcggacaatatcgctgctctaggaaagattacaaggacgagacggcaagttaggttggcagatggaaggtgcggcggaattaatgcgcagctcgaggtggaggtcaaattcggcaacaaacaagtgaccatgagcctgttgattttacccggggtagtggatccattagtgttgggatggaacttcctgaaacaagtcggaaccgagataaggtgtgctggacacgaaataataataccagccaggaaccgacacaatggatggctcgaggagaagctatcagtagcagtcgttcaacaagtaaacgagttggacgatactacagcgttccttgaaacagagctggcagacttcagcacaatgtcgggaacatcgaatatggcagaacaccagatcaaaatgaaggacgacaagccaatcaagcagagatactacccaaagaacccaaaaattcaaggggaaatcaacgcaaaggtggacgagcttctccaaatggggttcatagagcattcaaagagcccatacagctcccccatcgtgatggtgaaaaagaagacaggcaagtggagactatgtgtcgacttcaggcagatcaacgcgaagtcagtgaaggatgcctacccaatgccccgcataaactacatcctagatcaactaagagaagcgcggtacatcagcagtttggacctgaaggatggatactggcagatcccactagaagaaagtagcaggcaatatacagcatttacggtaccaggcaaaggtctgtttcagtggagggtaatgccgttcggacttcactcggcgtcggcaacgtttcagcgagtcttggaccaagtaattggccccgagatgtcacctcacgcattcgcttaccaggatgacataatagtgatcggtcgcacgctggaagaacacaaaagaaacctgagggaagtgttccggcgtctaaaggaggcaaatctgaggctgaatccagaaaaatgccaattcttcaaaaaggagctgctgtacctgggtcatcgagtgactagcgagggaataggaacagatccagaaaaagtagccgccatcgccgaactagaaccgccatcgactgtcaaagagctccggcaatacctaggagtagcgtcgtggtaccgccggtttgtaccagatttttccagaatcgtcaaacccctgaacgacctgctgcgcaaaggcagtaagtgggagtggacaccagagcaccagagggcgtttgaggaggttaaggcaagaatcgtggcagatccagtgctagcatgcccggacttcagtagaactttcatcctgcaaacagacgccagcgactacggcatcggagcgatactgacccaggaaagggcgaaagagtaatctcctactcgagccgaacactgaacggcgcggaaaagaactactcgacaacggagaaggagtgcttggcgatcgtctgggcgatccggaagctcaggccatatctggaaggttaccactttaaagtagtaaccgaccacatggccctgaagtggctcaacagcatcgaaagcccttcaggaaggatcgccagatgggccctggagctacaacagtacgactttgagatagcgtacagaaagggccagctaaacgtggtggccgacgcattatcaagacaaccactaccggaaacgCTACGAGGTTTAAaggaggcatcggcaactacagcttcaggagggtgcagctggatcaaggacatgggcgaaaagataaggacccaaccgcagaagtacccggactatgttatggatggtgagacactgtacagaaacatacctcaccgagcaggcagtgaagacgtcgcgtcatggaagatgtgcgtcccgaagtcactacgagaaacagtgttgagggaaaaccacgacgcaccgtccgcgggacacgtaggaagccgaaagacaattgcacggttggcagcccgatactactggccaggcatgcatagagacgcccgagcccacgtacgaaaatgcgagatttgcatgcggtttaagcccaatcagatgcaggcggctgggaagatgttgacccaagtgccggaggaaccatgggccacggtatgtgcagactttgttggacccctaccaagatctaagcacgggaaccaaatgctgctggtcatgatagacaggttttcgaaatggacggaactggtgcccctacgcagtgcgacggcagagtcgctcaagaaggcgtttagggagcgcataatcgcaaggtacggggtcccgaaggtggtcataacggacaacggagtgcagtttacaagccgtatcttcaagagttttctggccgagatgggtatcagacaacagttcactgcaccatacacaccacaagaaaatccgaccgaacgagcgaacagaacggtcaagaccatgattgcgcagttcgcagggcaggaccagagaaactgggacgagaagtggccggagattatgctagcagtgaacacgagcacatcggaatccactggccatacaccggcgtttcttacccagggaagggaaccacgtctacccagcagcctatatgataaggaaaccctaggcactggacgagctacggagacccctgaggaaaatgccaacaaactaaaagaggtattcgagatcgtgcggcgaaatatggaaaaggcgtcccaggaccaagccagacactacaatctgagaaggaggcaatggtcaccagcggtgggcgacatagtgtgggccaaggaacatcacctgtccaaagcggccgaaggattcgccgcaaaactagccccgaggtacgatggcccttaccaggttgtagatttcgtctctccagtgatctgcaaaattcgccacacacagtcaaagaaagaaaagacagttcacgttggcgagctcaaacaacaagtaaacgagcagacagcagaaacatcaaatgtctaacaacgggtacgaggcggcaggattaggcgtcaggccgaagcgagagtcatccatacgccacacggaaaggacaatcaggatagaacaaggacatggataaggatcacacgttgatccagactgcgaggccacagga contains:
- the LOC139354961 gene encoding uncharacterized protein, with protein sequence MSSTVSIDNHFEKLWELESVAVSPESLHPHHQICEALYTSTAVQNSHGRIVVNLPFKDDPSRHANSAQEYQELGHMSLVTNPALQESHYYIPNHCVLKPSSTSTKLRVVFDASCTTTSQLSLNDLLLVGPTVQTDLYLQLLKIKLFNMP